In Denitratisoma sp. DHT3, one DNA window encodes the following:
- a CDS encoding TIGR03751 family conjugal transfer lipoprotein, with protein MPRIWIDAAAVLLAATLLGGCATSKEKLLPHGDSTMLDIWHQETGGSAGGGQAARQLLDARQGLRRPLAEADVQAAPGVQARYTRTAQNEIYRQFHRLPNPDLVMYVFPHLAGTDPVPVPGYSTVFPLYQRVQYAMPGERVEDY; from the coding sequence ATGCCTCGGATCTGGATTGACGCAGCCGCCGTGCTGCTGGCGGCCACCCTGCTCGGCGGCTGCGCCACCAGCAAGGAGAAGCTGCTGCCGCACGGCGACAGCACCATGCTCGACATCTGGCATCAGGAGACCGGCGGCAGCGCGGGCGGCGGCCAGGCGGCGCGGCAACTGCTCGATGCGCGCCAGGGCCTGCGCCGGCCGCTGGCCGAGGCCGATGTGCAGGCGGCGCCCGGCGTGCAGGCGCGCTACACCCGTACCGCGCAGAACGAGATTTACCGCCAGTTCCACCGCCTGCCGAACCCCGACCTGGTGATGTACGTGTTCCCGCACCTGGCGGGCACCGACCCGGTGCCGGTGCCCGGCTACAGCACGGTGTTCCCGCTCTACCAGCGCGTGCAGTACGCGATGCCGGGCGAGCGCGTGGAGGACTACTGA